In Paenacidovorax monticola, the genomic window CGAGCAGCGCCATGTCGATGTACTGGCCTTCGCCCGTGGCGTGGCGCGCGTTGAGCGCGGCCAGGATGGCGTTGCTCGCGTACAGGCCCGTGAACACGTCGACCACGGCCACGCCCACCTTGAGCGGGCCGCCGCCGGGCGTGCCGTCGGCGTGGCCCGTGATGCTCATGAGGCCGCACATGGCCTGCACCATGAGGTCGTAGCCTGCGCGCTCGGCGTAGGGGCCGTCCTGGCCGAAGCCGGTGATGGAGCAGTAGATCAGGCGCGGGTTGAGCGCCTTGAGGCTGCCGTAGTCGAGGCCGTACTGCGCCAGCCCCCCGACCTTGAAGTTCTCCACCACCACGTCGGCCTCCTGCGCCATGCGGCGCAGCAGGGCCTGGCCCTCGGGGTGGGCCATGTCCACGGTGATGGAGCGCTTGTTGCGGTTGCAGGCCGTGAAGTAGCTGGCCTCGCGCGTGTCGTGGCCCGCGGCGTCCTTCAGGAAGGGCGGCCCCCAGTGGCGCGTGTCGTCGCCCGCCACCGGGCGTTCCACCTTGACGACGTCCGCGCCCAGGTCGGCCAGCATCTGGGTGCACCAGGGGCCGGCGAGCACGCGCGAGAGGTCGAGCACCTTGATGCCGGCCAAGGCGCCGGTGTTGGAGGCGGGAGTGGTCATGGTGTTTGCTATGAATTAAGTAGCTCCCTGCG contains:
- a CDS encoding CaiB/BaiF CoA transferase family protein, coding for MTTPASNTGALAGIKVLDLSRVLAGPWCTQMLADLGADVVKVERPVAGDDTRHWGPPFLKDAAGHDTREASYFTACNRNKRSITVDMAHPEGQALLRRMAQEADVVVENFKVGGLAQYGLDYGSLKALNPRLIYCSITGFGQDGPYAERAGYDLMVQAMCGLMSITGHADGTPGGGPLKVGVAVVDVFTGLYASNAILAALNARHATGEGQYIDMALLDVGMAVLANQAAGYLATGQAPGRAGNIHPSLAPYQDFATSDGNVLLAIGNDGQFARFCAAIGQPGWAQDARFATNTARVQHRADLLALMEPVMRGRTTAAWIALLEDKAVPCGPINTVAQAFDDPQVRARGLRVELPRDAGDGIATVAGVASPMRLSGTPVIYRNAPPALGQHTDEVLRGLGLDNGAIAALRERKAV